The genomic stretch ACCAGGGCCGCCAGGCCGGCGACGGCGGGGGTGGCCATCGAGGTGCCCGACAGCTCGCCGTAGTCCTTCTGGCCAATCACGTTGGAGAAGGTCGGCAGGGTCGACAGGATGTCCGAACCCGGGGCCGAGACGCTCGCCCAGTCGCCGTAGTTCGAGAAGTCGCTCTTCTCGTCGCGGGAGTCGGTCGAGATGACGGCCATGACGCCCGGAATGGCGGCGGGGTAGCTCTTCACGTTGTCGTAGTCGTTGCCCATCGCGGCGACGATCAGCGAGTCCTTGGCGATGGCGTACTTCACGGCATCCTCGAGGACCTTGGAGCTCGAGGGTCCGCCCAGGCTCATGCTGATGACCTTCGCGCCCTGATCGGCCGAGTAGGAGATGCCGGCGGCGACGCCCGCGTAGGTGCCCGAGCCGTTGTCGCCGAGAACCTTCACGGCGAGGATGTTGACGCCCGGCGCGACGCCGACGATGCCTTCCTTGTTGTTGGCGGAGGCGGCGGCGATGCCCGCGCAGTGGGTGCCGTGGCCGTACTTGTCGTTCGGATCGTCGTCGTTGTTGGCGAAGTCCTTGCCCTTGATCACGCGGCTCTTGCCGTCGGCGGCCTTGAAGTCGGGGTGCGCGTAATCCACGCCGGTGTCCACGACCGAGAGCGTGGTCTTGGTGCTGCCCATCGTGATCGCGTGGGCCGCGGGCAGGGCGATCTTGTCCAGCGTGTACTGCTTGCCGGCCATCGGATCGTCGTACTTCACCGCGGGATCGTCCTGCGGCCGCACGATCTTCGTGCTCACCGGGATGACGCGGGCGATGTAGTTGGGCTCGGCGTAGAGGACCGACGAGTCGTTGCCGAGCTGGCTCAGCACGGTCGCCATGTTGGTCTTGCCGGCGTCGAAGCCGACGCGGCTCCAGCCCAGCCTGGAGAGGCCGGCGCTCGTGCCGAGGGCGCGGAGGCCCAGGGAGCTCAGCTTGGCGGCGGTGGCGCCGGCCCGGAACTTGACGAGCAG from Candidatus Tanganyikabacteria bacterium encodes the following:
- a CDS encoding S8 family serine peptidase, which encodes MKVTRTLPLAAVASIAVLATACGVTPATNLSLGSRANLSAAAAPGELLVKFRAGATAAKLSSLGLRALGTSAGLSRLGWSRVGFDAGKTNMATVLSQLGNDSSVLYAEPNYIARVIPVSTKIVRPQDDPAVKYDDPMAGKQYTLDKIALPAAHAITMGSTKTTLSVVDTGVDYAHPDFKAADGKSRVIKGKDFANNDDDPNDKYGHGTHCAGIAAASANNKEGIVGVAPGVNILAVKVLGDNGSGTYAGVAAGISYSADQGAKVISMSLGGPSSSKVLEDAVKYAIAKDSLIVAAMGNDYDNVKSYPAAIPGVMAVISTDSRDEKSDFSNYGDWASVSAPGSDILSTLPTFSNVIGQKDYGELSGTSMATPAVAGLAALVRDLHPDWDAKTVRAKIEQTSDDLGDKGFDINFGHGRVNALKALR